In Georgenia soli, a genomic segment contains:
- a CDS encoding alpha/beta fold hydrolase has protein sequence MTPVLHHKPVHVVLVPGFWLGGWAWDEVVPALEQAGLVPHPVTLPGMGSPSEIRRDITLADHVEAVRSLVEDLDGKVVLVGHSGGAEVVSAVVDAVPERISAAVYVDAFPLPAGMAVLSDLPPDQIDVPLPTWEQLESDYQASLEGIDEEGLQRFRERAVPTPARVASTPSQVSNESRRRVPVTVISTSAPAAVLQSAAQGGEAWAAELAALKVQYVDMPTGHWPMFSRPVDLAEAIKLAAR, from the coding sequence ATGACACCCGTGCTGCACCACAAGCCCGTCCACGTCGTCCTCGTCCCCGGCTTCTGGCTCGGCGGCTGGGCCTGGGACGAGGTCGTCCCCGCCCTGGAGCAGGCGGGGCTGGTGCCCCACCCGGTGACCCTGCCGGGCATGGGGTCGCCCTCGGAGATCCGTCGCGACATCACCCTCGCCGACCACGTCGAGGCGGTGCGCTCCCTCGTCGAGGACCTGGACGGGAAGGTCGTGCTGGTCGGGCACAGCGGCGGGGCGGAGGTGGTCAGCGCCGTCGTGGACGCGGTCCCGGAGCGGATCTCCGCCGCCGTCTACGTCGACGCCTTCCCGCTCCCGGCCGGTATGGCGGTCCTCTCCGACCTGCCACCCGACCAGATCGACGTCCCGCTGCCCACGTGGGAGCAGCTGGAGTCGGACTACCAGGCCAGCCTCGAGGGCATCGACGAGGAGGGGCTGCAGCGGTTCCGCGAGCGTGCGGTGCCGACGCCCGCGCGGGTGGCGTCCACGCCGTCCCAGGTGAGCAACGAGTCGCGGAGGCGGGTCCCCGTCACGGTCATCTCGACCAGCGCCCCGGCGGCCGTGCTCCAGTCGGCGGCGCAGGGCGGCGAGGCCTGGGCGGCGGAGCTGGCGGCGCTCAAGGTGCAGTACGTCGACATGCCGACCGGGCACTGGCCGATGTTCAGCCGGCCCGTCGACCTGGCCGAGGCGATCAAGCTCGCGGCGCGCTGA
- a CDS encoding metallophosphoesterase family protein has protein sequence MAHSLHVTGDIGTRFDAVARPVLRDEEANRPPRRRNAVDHEVMTRRRTLVAVLVVLVLVTVATVWALATGLGAPGRPAGDDGARPAPSAVGTAPPTAGTVPSAGPTGPRSPSAPEARIAVAGDTGTGDQEIRETVDAMVAREDRQGPYDALVLLGDIVYDDGDASQVDERVTDPFAPVLDTGAELVPVLGNHDVASGEQNQILADLGRSRGWYVQEVGRVRIVVLDSNRVDDAGQTRWLEKTLAADVPPGTWTVVALHHPPFSAGEHGSDMAVREEWVPLFEKFGVPLVLAGHDHDYQRSRPIDGVTYVVSGGAAKLRPTGREDFTEVSTSTRHFLDLAVYGDRLVGRAVDQSGRVLDEFTIPGP, from the coding sequence ATGGCTCACAGCCTGCACGTGACCGGTGACATCGGCACCCGGTTCGACGCGGTGGCCCGTCCCGTGCTCCGAGACGAGGAGGCGAACCGGCCACCGCGGCGCCGGAACGCGGTGGACCATGAGGTCATGACGCGACGGCGCACGCTGGTGGCCGTCCTCGTCGTGCTCGTGCTCGTGACGGTGGCCACCGTCTGGGCCCTCGCCACGGGCCTCGGCGCCCCGGGCCGCCCGGCGGGCGACGACGGTGCCCGGCCCGCGCCGTCGGCCGTGGGGACCGCGCCGCCGACCGCCGGGACCGTGCCCTCCGCCGGCCCGACCGGCCCACGCTCGCCGAGCGCCCCCGAGGCGCGGATCGCCGTCGCCGGTGACACCGGCACGGGCGACCAGGAGATCCGGGAGACCGTCGACGCGATGGTGGCCCGGGAGGACCGCCAGGGCCCGTACGACGCCCTGGTGCTGCTCGGCGACATCGTCTACGACGACGGCGACGCGTCCCAGGTGGACGAGCGCGTCACCGATCCCTTCGCGCCCGTCCTGGACACCGGTGCCGAGCTCGTCCCGGTGCTGGGCAACCACGACGTCGCGAGCGGTGAGCAGAACCAGATCCTGGCCGACCTGGGCCGGTCCCGCGGCTGGTACGTCCAGGAGGTCGGCCGCGTGCGCATCGTCGTGCTCGACTCCAACCGCGTGGACGACGCCGGGCAGACCCGCTGGCTGGAGAAGACGCTCGCAGCGGACGTCCCGCCCGGGACCTGGACGGTCGTCGCGCTGCACCACCCGCCGTTCTCCGCGGGCGAGCACGGGTCGGACATGGCGGTGCGCGAGGAGTGGGTGCCGCTGTTCGAGAAGTTCGGCGTGCCGCTCGTGCTCGCCGGGCACGACCACGACTACCAGCGCTCGCGGCCGATCGACGGGGTCACCTACGTGGTGTCCGGCGGCGCGGCGAAGCTGCGGCCCACCGGGCGCGAGGACTTCACCGAGGTGAGCACGTCCACGCGGCACTTCCTCGACCTGGCGGTCTACGGCGACCGGCTCGTCGGCCGGGCAGTGGACCAGTCGGGCAGGGTGCTCGACGAGTTCACGATCCCCGGCCCGTGA
- a CDS encoding MurR/RpiR family transcriptional regulator, with protein sequence MSEAPTVGLVSRVRGMLPELRPAERRVGEAVVADPLLVARESVTSLAERCRTSPPTVVRFSQHMGFSGFPELKLALATAAGIEEGRSSRVPLSGDMDPSDSLADIVAKIGYADSRAVESTTAGLDVAVLEQVVDALVGARRIDLFGIGASGLTASDLGQKLSRLGLAVSVATDRHAAMTLASLRGPEDVVISISHSGATSDVIEPLRIAGQGGARTVALTNHPRSPLARRADLVLTTTTRETTFRSGAMASRIAQLTVVDCVFVGVAARDFERTRRALDASFRAVGEL encoded by the coding sequence ATGAGCGAGGCACCGACCGTCGGGCTCGTCAGTCGCGTCCGGGGCATGCTGCCCGAGCTGCGGCCGGCGGAGCGCCGCGTGGGGGAGGCCGTGGTCGCCGACCCGCTGCTGGTGGCGCGCGAGTCCGTGACCTCCCTCGCGGAGCGGTGCCGCACCTCGCCGCCGACGGTCGTGCGCTTCTCCCAGCACATGGGCTTCTCCGGCTTCCCGGAGCTCAAGCTGGCCCTGGCGACGGCGGCCGGCATCGAGGAGGGGCGCAGCTCGCGCGTGCCCCTGTCCGGGGACATGGACCCCAGCGACAGCCTCGCCGACATCGTCGCCAAGATCGGCTACGCCGACTCCCGCGCCGTCGAGAGCACCACGGCCGGGCTGGACGTGGCCGTGCTCGAGCAGGTGGTCGACGCGCTCGTCGGCGCCCGCCGCATCGACCTCTTCGGCATCGGCGCCTCCGGCCTGACCGCCTCCGACCTCGGCCAGAAGCTCTCTCGCCTCGGTCTCGCGGTCAGCGTGGCCACCGACCGGCACGCCGCCATGACCCTGGCCTCCCTCCGCGGGCCCGAGGACGTGGTCATCTCGATCTCGCACTCCGGGGCGACGTCGGACGTCATCGAGCCGCTCCGCATCGCCGGGCAGGGTGGCGCCCGGACCGTGGCGCTGACGAACCACCCGCGCTCCCCGCTCGCGCGCCGGGCCGACCTCGTCCTGACGACGACGACGCGCGAGACCACGTTCCGCTCCGGCGCCATGGCGAGCCGGATCGCCCAGCTGACCGTCGTGGACTGCGTGTTCGTCGGCGTCGCGGCCCGGGACTTCGAGCGGACCCGCCGGGCCCTGGACGCCAGCTTCCGGGCCGTCGGGGAGCTGTAG
- a CDS encoding amino acid permease, with protein sequence MAVLSRIKSVEQSIRDTEAPEHRLNRNLSALDLMVFGVGVIIGTGIFVLTGVVAKEQAGPAVAISFVVAGVVCGLAALCYAEFASTVPVAGSAYTFSYATFGEFVAWIIGWDLVLELVLGAATVSVGWSGYFNRLLGDLGIPLPSSIAGETARLNIPAMAIALAVTVVLVLGIKLSSRVTAVIVAIKITVVLLVIVLGLFYINTANYRPFIPPAEPGTSGGSGWTAPLIQLVGGFTPSTFGVSGIFAGAAIVFFAFIGFDIVATAAEETRNPKRDLPRGIIASLAICTLLYVAVSVVVTGMQNYRELSTDAPLAEAFRSVGLTFTSGLISVGAIAGLTSVVLIMILGQSRVLFAMSRDHLLPPALAVVHRRYRTPYRITIITGIAVALLAGLVPLSTLAELVNIGTLFAFVLVSLGVIVLRRTRPDLPRAFKVPGVPVLPLLSAAACIWLMLNLPAETWLRFGVWMVIGLLLYAVYGRHHSRLAKGAEPDAAGEARQQA encoded by the coding sequence GTGGCCGTACTCAGTCGCATCAAGTCCGTGGAGCAGTCCATCCGGGACACGGAGGCACCGGAGCACCGGCTCAACAGAAATCTCTCCGCCCTGGACCTCATGGTCTTCGGCGTCGGAGTCATCATCGGGACCGGCATCTTCGTGCTCACCGGCGTCGTCGCGAAGGAGCAGGCCGGCCCAGCCGTGGCCATCTCCTTCGTGGTGGCCGGTGTCGTGTGCGGGCTCGCCGCCCTGTGCTACGCGGAGTTCGCCTCCACGGTGCCGGTGGCCGGGTCGGCGTACACGTTCTCCTACGCCACCTTCGGCGAGTTCGTCGCCTGGATCATCGGCTGGGACCTCGTGCTCGAGCTCGTGCTCGGCGCCGCCACGGTCTCGGTCGGCTGGTCGGGCTACTTCAACCGGCTGCTCGGGGACCTCGGCATCCCCCTGCCGTCGTCGATCGCGGGGGAGACGGCGAGGCTGAACATCCCGGCGATGGCCATCGCGCTGGCCGTGACGGTGGTGCTCGTCCTGGGGATCAAGCTCTCCTCGCGGGTCACGGCCGTCATCGTGGCGATCAAGATCACGGTCGTCCTGCTGGTGATCGTCCTCGGCCTCTTCTACATCAACACCGCCAACTACAGGCCGTTCATCCCGCCCGCGGAGCCCGGCACCTCCGGCGGGAGCGGCTGGACCGCGCCGCTGATCCAGCTGGTCGGCGGCTTCACCCCGAGCACGTTCGGCGTGAGCGGCATCTTCGCCGGCGCGGCGATCGTGTTCTTCGCCTTCATCGGCTTCGACATCGTCGCCACCGCCGCCGAGGAGACGAGGAACCCCAAGCGGGACCTGCCGCGCGGGATCATCGCCTCGCTCGCCATCTGCACGCTGCTCTACGTGGCCGTCTCCGTGGTGGTGACGGGCATGCAGAACTACCGGGAGCTCTCGACCGACGCCCCGCTGGCCGAGGCGTTCCGCAGCGTGGGGCTCACGTTCACCTCCGGCCTGATCTCCGTGGGCGCCATCGCCGGGCTGACGTCGGTGGTGCTCATCATGATCCTGGGACAGTCCCGGGTGCTCTTCGCGATGAGCCGCGACCACCTCCTGCCGCCGGCCCTCGCGGTGGTGCACCGCCGCTACCGCACGCCGTACCGGATCACCATCATCACCGGCATCGCCGTCGCCCTGCTCGCCGGGCTCGTCCCGCTCTCGACCCTCGCCGAGCTCGTCAACATCGGGACGCTGTTCGCCTTCGTGCTCGTCTCGCTGGGCGTCATCGTCCTGCGGCGGACCCGGCCGGACCTGCCCCGCGCCTTCAAGGTCCCCGGCGTGCCCGTGCTGCCGCTGCTCTCCGCCGCCGCCTGCATCTGGCTCATGCTCAACCTGCCGGCGGAGACCTGGCTGCGGTTCGGGGTGTGGATGGTGATCGGCCTGCTGCTGTACGCGGTCTACGGCCGCCATCACAGCCGGCTGGCCAAGGGGGCGGAGCCGGACGCGGCCGGTGAGGCGCGGCAGCAGGCGTGA
- a CDS encoding FAD-dependent oxidoreductase, which translates to MTRPAIVLLSREPGMRALVQRALRRRYEQDYQVRVHGDVASLRETLGQLRADETPVALLMVGYGEEEPDGLSVLESLEVDRTALRVTVVRWGDWSAARPIFDAIGMGLVDRWITVPELETDEEFHRTVSEFLDDAASRRGTSFEAVRLVGHRWDGRTQHLRDLFDRNHIPTGFYDAATPDGRAVLLGAGVQDPTFPVVLLHFRRDATVLQNPTDIQIADAFGLFEPFGEEEEFDLTIVGAGPAGLGAAVYAASEGLRTIVLETEAVGGQAGTSSLIRNYLGFPSGISGSRLAFRAYEQAWTFGARFHFMRAATGLARSGDHLSVRLSDHSSVRSAAVIVATGAAYRRLGVPELETLTGRGVFYGATVSEAPAMRGQQVYVAGGGNSAGQAAVHLARYAEHVTILVRRPTLAETMSEYLIKEIDAAPNITVRPRTEVVGGTGTEFVESLRLRDVGTGAEEEVPGVLFVLIGAEPRSHWLGDDVAKDRRGYVLTGDAAPHEPGLPTPALLETSVPGVFAAGDVRHGSVKRVASAVGEGALAVSLVQPHLGWLRARR; encoded by the coding sequence GTGACCCGGCCCGCCATCGTCCTGCTCAGCAGGGAGCCCGGCATGCGCGCGCTGGTGCAGCGGGCGCTGCGCCGTCGCTACGAGCAGGACTACCAGGTGCGGGTGCACGGCGACGTCGCCTCCCTGCGGGAGACGCTCGGGCAGCTCCGGGCCGACGAGACGCCCGTGGCGCTGCTGATGGTCGGCTACGGCGAGGAGGAGCCGGACGGGCTCTCGGTCCTGGAGTCGCTGGAGGTGGACCGCACGGCCCTGCGGGTGACGGTGGTGCGGTGGGGTGACTGGAGCGCGGCCCGCCCCATCTTCGACGCGATCGGCATGGGCCTGGTCGACCGCTGGATCACCGTGCCGGAGCTGGAGACGGACGAGGAGTTCCACCGCACGGTCAGCGAGTTTCTCGACGACGCCGCCAGCCGCCGCGGCACCTCGTTCGAGGCGGTTCGGCTGGTCGGGCACCGGTGGGACGGCCGCACCCAGCACCTGCGCGACCTGTTCGACCGCAACCACATCCCGACCGGCTTCTACGACGCCGCCACGCCCGACGGCCGCGCCGTCCTGCTCGGCGCCGGGGTGCAGGACCCGACCTTTCCCGTGGTGCTCCTGCACTTCCGCCGCGACGCCACGGTGCTGCAGAACCCCACCGACATCCAGATCGCCGACGCCTTCGGCCTGTTCGAGCCGTTCGGCGAGGAGGAGGAGTTCGACCTGACGATCGTGGGAGCAGGGCCCGCAGGGCTGGGGGCGGCGGTGTACGCGGCGTCGGAGGGGCTGCGCACCATCGTCCTGGAGACCGAGGCGGTGGGCGGTCAGGCGGGCACCTCCTCCCTCATCCGCAACTACCTCGGCTTCCCCAGCGGCATCTCCGGGTCCCGCCTGGCCTTCCGCGCCTACGAGCAGGCGTGGACGTTCGGGGCCCGGTTCCACTTCATGCGCGCCGCCACCGGCCTCGCCCGCTCCGGCGACCACCTCTCGGTGCGGCTGAGCGACCACTCCTCCGTGCGCAGCGCGGCCGTGATCGTCGCGACCGGCGCCGCCTACCGGCGTCTCGGCGTGCCGGAGCTGGAGACCCTGACCGGGCGCGGCGTGTTCTACGGGGCCACCGTCTCCGAGGCGCCGGCCATGCGCGGGCAGCAGGTGTACGTGGCCGGCGGCGGCAACTCCGCGGGGCAGGCCGCCGTCCACCTGGCCCGATACGCCGAGCACGTCACGATCCTCGTCCGCCGCCCCACGCTCGCCGAGACGATGTCCGAGTACCTCATCAAGGAGATCGACGCGGCCCCGAACATCACGGTGCGCCCCCGCACCGAGGTGGTCGGCGGGACCGGGACGGAGTTCGTCGAGTCGCTGCGGCTGCGCGACGTCGGCACGGGCGCCGAGGAGGAGGTCCCCGGCGTGCTCTTCGTGCTCATCGGCGCCGAGCCGCGCTCGCACTGGCTGGGCGACGACGTGGCCAAGGACCGCCGCGGCTACGTCCTGACCGGGGACGCCGCCCCGCACGAGCCGGGCCTGCCGACGCCGGCGCTGCTCGAGACGTCCGTGCCGGGCGTCTTCGCGGCCGGGGACGTGCGCCACGGGTCGGTCAAGCGGGTGGCGTCCGCGGTCGGGGAGGGGGCGCTCGCCGTCAGCCTGGTGCAACCCCACCTGGGGTGGCTGCGGGCGCGGCGGTAA
- a CDS encoding alpha/beta fold hydrolase, with amino-acid sequence MLQVEESGDRRGPAVVLLHGIGTAGWMWWHQVAALGDHHCLAVDLPGHGRSSAVPWVSLDDTAAQVAELMRRRTATARAHVVGLSLGGQVALSLLERWADVAERVVVSGVTAQPWGPRVLVEAQLRLTAAMLRSPRAVDAQARAYGLPPAQRDALAESLRVMSPATYRRIGREVSRYRLPPALASVPTPTLVLAGGDESELVRRAVADVAAVLPAGEGRIAPGLGHGWNVEAPDLFDATVRAWISGAPLPARLLPVGGR; translated from the coding sequence GTGCTGCAGGTCGAGGAGAGCGGGGACCGGCGTGGCCCGGCCGTGGTGCTCCTGCACGGCATCGGCACGGCGGGGTGGATGTGGTGGCACCAGGTGGCGGCGCTCGGCGACCACCACTGCCTCGCCGTCGACCTGCCCGGCCACGGCCGCAGCAGTGCCGTTCCCTGGGTGTCCCTCGACGACACCGCCGCGCAGGTCGCGGAGCTGATGCGGCGCCGCACCGCCACGGCGCGCGCGCACGTCGTCGGCCTCTCGCTCGGCGGGCAGGTCGCGCTCAGCCTGCTCGAGCGGTGGGCCGACGTGGCGGAGCGCGTCGTCGTCAGCGGGGTGACCGCGCAGCCGTGGGGGCCGCGGGTCCTGGTCGAGGCGCAGCTGCGGCTCACGGCGGCGATGCTTCGCAGTCCTCGCGCGGTGGACGCGCAGGCGCGGGCGTACGGGCTCCCGCCCGCGCAGCGCGACGCCCTCGCCGAGAGCCTGCGCGTGATGTCACCCGCCACGTACCGCCGGATCGGCCGGGAGGTGTCCCGCTACCGGCTGCCGCCCGCGCTCGCGTCCGTCCCCACGCCCACGCTCGTGCTCGCCGGCGGCGACGAGTCCGAGCTCGTCCGGCGAGCTGTCGCCGACGTCGCGGCGGTGCTGCCCGCCGGCGAGGGGAGGATCGCGCCCGGGCTCGGGCACGGGTGGAACGTCGAGGCGCCCGACCTGTTCGACGCGACCGTCCGTGCGTGGATCTCGGGCGCGCCGCTGCCGGCACGTCTGCTGCCCGTGGGAGGACGCTGA
- a CDS encoding S8 family serine peptidase translates to MTRSSRRRDPRRLPARIGACLTGAALLGAAAVLPATAAPDAPEPLATTTDRTVPQAPTPQPAVSGRWFVEVGGKPTARGGSARAADRAQDAVVSRAASQGLDLKVRERFSTTWNGISVEVADDEVGVLREVAGVVDVFPVYTVERPAEPVAAPELASALAMTGADVAQSELGLTGEGVKVGVIDSGIDYDHPDFGGTGRNGTTTFPTARVAYGYDFVGDAYDASASGDAAVPKPDTLPDDCGGHGTHVAGIVGASGDAAAGGVVGVAPGATLGAYRVFGCSGSSDTEVILAAMERAADDGMDVVNMSLGASYVTWPSYPTAVAADTMVDRGVVMVISQGNEGDMGTFSGGAPSVSDKAISVASFENTLVTSPALTLDSGETVGYATATGAPPAPTSGSLEVVAPAPHPDGPVPADSPLLGCTPVEGVAGQALLVSRGTCSFHQKAVAAQEAGAAALIIYNNVPGMINATVEGATPITIPVVTVSLESGLAIQGALADGAATLTWTEETTQTVNPAGGLVSDFSSYGLSADLTLKPDLGAPGGQIYSTYPLEEGAYASISGTSMAAPHVAGSVALLLQARPDLSPAQVRDVLQNSADRQVWSGNPGLGLLEPVHRQGAGLLDIDDAILATTAVSPGKISLGESETGPVTTTLTLTNDSDAAVTYAIGSDSGIATAGSSLLPGFYLGEAVVDAPASVTVPAGGSASVDVTVTAPDPEGLPGFVYGGWVTFTSGDDELVVPFAGLAGDYQDVTVLTDYPGLPLPALGAAVDGELYTLDGGHTYSMTGDDVPYVVYRLDYPVSDLRLDVYRATADGKKGAPVHPRFHTALSTGELGRSQTLDFVGWDGTTPLSSGNDKLRTLPDGDYVVVVTAVKALGDPRNPDHVETWTSPAFTIGRD, encoded by the coding sequence ATGACCCGCTCCAGCCGGCGCCGCGACCCACGGCGCCTCCCCGCACGCATCGGCGCGTGCCTGACCGGCGCGGCGCTGCTCGGCGCCGCCGCCGTGCTCCCCGCCACCGCGGCCCCGGACGCACCTGAACCGCTCGCCACGACCACCGACCGGACGGTCCCGCAGGCACCGACGCCGCAGCCGGCGGTCTCCGGCCGCTGGTTCGTGGAGGTCGGGGGCAAGCCCACCGCGCGGGGCGGCAGCGCCCGGGCTGCGGACCGGGCCCAGGACGCCGTCGTCTCCCGGGCCGCGAGCCAGGGTCTGGACCTCAAGGTCCGCGAGCGCTTCTCGACGACGTGGAACGGGATCTCCGTCGAGGTCGCCGACGACGAGGTGGGCGTCCTGCGCGAGGTCGCGGGCGTCGTCGACGTCTTCCCCGTCTACACCGTGGAGAGGCCCGCGGAGCCGGTGGCGGCCCCCGAGCTCGCCTCCGCGCTGGCGATGACGGGCGCCGACGTCGCGCAGAGCGAGCTCGGCCTCACGGGTGAGGGCGTCAAGGTCGGGGTCATCGACTCCGGCATCGACTACGACCACCCCGACTTCGGAGGCACGGGCCGGAACGGGACCACCACCTTCCCGACCGCCCGCGTGGCCTACGGGTACGACTTCGTCGGCGACGCCTACGACGCCAGCGCCTCCGGTGACGCCGCGGTGCCGAAGCCGGACACGCTGCCCGACGACTGCGGCGGCCACGGCACCCACGTCGCCGGCATCGTGGGTGCGTCCGGCGACGCGGCGGCCGGCGGGGTTGTCGGCGTCGCGCCTGGCGCCACCCTCGGCGCCTACCGCGTCTTCGGCTGCTCCGGGTCCTCGGACACCGAGGTGATCCTCGCGGCCATGGAGCGGGCGGCCGACGACGGCATGGACGTGGTCAACATGTCCCTCGGCGCCTCGTACGTGACCTGGCCGAGCTACCCGACGGCGGTCGCGGCCGACACGATGGTCGACCGCGGCGTGGTCATGGTCATCTCCCAGGGCAACGAGGGCGACATGGGCACCTTCTCCGGCGGTGCGCCGTCGGTGTCCGACAAGGCGATCTCGGTGGCGTCCTTCGAGAACACCCTCGTCACCTCCCCCGCCCTCACGCTCGACTCCGGCGAGACCGTCGGCTACGCCACGGCCACGGGCGCCCCGCCGGCGCCGACGTCGGGCTCGCTCGAGGTCGTCGCCCCGGCCCCGCACCCCGACGGCCCCGTCCCGGCCGACTCCCCGCTGCTGGGCTGCACGCCGGTGGAGGGCGTCGCGGGCCAGGCGCTGCTGGTCAGCCGTGGCACGTGCTCGTTCCACCAGAAGGCCGTCGCCGCGCAGGAGGCCGGCGCCGCGGCGCTGATCATCTACAACAACGTCCCGGGCATGATCAACGCGACCGTCGAGGGGGCCACGCCCATCACCATCCCGGTGGTCACCGTGTCCCTCGAGAGCGGCCTGGCGATCCAGGGGGCGCTGGCCGACGGCGCCGCCACCCTGACCTGGACGGAGGAGACCACCCAGACGGTGAACCCGGCGGGCGGGCTCGTCTCCGACTTCAGCTCGTACGGGCTCTCCGCCGACCTCACGCTCAAGCCGGACCTCGGGGCGCCCGGCGGGCAGATCTACTCGACCTACCCGCTGGAGGAGGGCGCCTACGCCTCCATCTCCGGCACCTCCATGGCGGCGCCGCACGTCGCGGGCTCCGTGGCGCTGCTGCTGCAGGCCCGGCCGGACCTGTCCCCGGCGCAGGTGCGTGACGTGCTGCAGAACAGCGCGGACCGGCAGGTGTGGTCCGGCAACCCCGGTCTCGGCCTGCTGGAGCCGGTGCACCGCCAGGGCGCGGGCCTGCTCGACATCGACGACGCGATCCTCGCGACCACCGCCGTCTCCCCCGGCAAGATCTCGCTCGGCGAGAGCGAGACCGGCCCCGTCACCACGACGCTCACGCTGACCAACGACTCCGACGCTGCCGTGACGTACGCGATCGGCTCGGACAGCGGCATCGCCACCGCGGGCTCCTCGCTCCTGCCCGGCTTCTACCTCGGCGAGGCCGTGGTGGACGCTCCGGCGTCGGTCACCGTGCCCGCGGGGGGCTCGGCGAGCGTGGACGTCACCGTCACCGCCCCCGACCCCGAGGGGCTGCCCGGCTTCGTCTACGGCGGGTGGGTCACCTTCACCTCCGGCGACGACGAGCTCGTGGTCCCGTTCGCCGGCCTGGCGGGCGACTACCAGGACGTGACGGTGCTGACCGACTACCCCGGCCTGCCGCTGCCCGCACTGGGGGCGGCGGTGGACGGTGAGCTGTACACGCTCGACGGCGGCCACACCTACTCGATGACCGGCGACGACGTCCCGTACGTGGTCTACCGGCTCGACTACCCTGTGAGCGACCTGCGCCTCGACGTCTACCGCGCGACGGCGGACGGGAAGAAGGGCGCGCCCGTGCACCCGCGCTTCCACACGGCCCTCAGCACCGGGGAGCTCGGGCGCAGCCAAACCCTCGACTTCGTCGGCTGGGACGGCACGACCCCGCTCAGCAGCGGCAACGACAAGCTGCGCACGCTGCCCGACGGCGACTACGTCGTCGTGGTCACGGCGGTGAAGGCGCTCGGGGACCCGCGCAACCCCGACCACGTCGAGACGTGGACGTCGCCGGCGTTCACCATCGGCCGGGACTGA
- a CDS encoding dihydroxyacetone kinase subunit DhaK: MLVPDLPYASGDDVALMINGHGGTPISELYLLYGIAHEKLTAQGINVRRSYVGEYCTSLEMAGASLTLVRLDDEITKLLEEPAEIAIRVF, from the coding sequence GTGCTGGTGCCCGACCTGCCCTACGCCTCCGGGGACGACGTCGCCCTGATGATCAACGGGCACGGCGGCACCCCGATCAGCGAGCTGTACCTGCTCTACGGCATCGCCCACGAGAAGCTCACCGCCCAGGGCATCAACGTCCGGCGCAGCTACGTCGGCGAGTACTGCACCTCGCTCGAGATGGCCGGCGCCTCGCTCACCCTCGTCAGGCTCGACGACGAGATCACGAAGCTCCTCGAGGAGCCCGCGGAGATCGCCATCCGCGTGTTCTGA
- a CDS encoding PspA/IM30 family protein, with protein sequence MSIRNRLGRVVRANRAERAARRQGPADPVQAVEAAYAQQVARLDQARRSVADLAANRRRVEVLGQQARAEVEHWDRQAEAAVAMGHDAGAREYLRRSIEAGKRLEGLAAQHRTIDEQVRRLEQDLVRLDHQVHDSFVRFQALRADHGAAQAALQMREATAAAGQQAAGAQAAALEAEREVRRLQARAAAYDEIAGTDPDSARVREAFEQLESEGEVRARLEALERRRGIERPRQ encoded by the coding sequence TTGTCGATCCGCAACCGCCTCGGCCGTGTCGTCCGGGCCAACCGCGCCGAGCGCGCCGCCAGGCGACAAGGCCCGGCCGACCCCGTCCAGGCCGTCGAGGCCGCGTACGCCCAGCAGGTCGCCCGCCTTGACCAGGCCCGCCGCAGCGTCGCCGACCTCGCCGCCAACCGACGCCGCGTGGAGGTGCTCGGCCAGCAGGCCCGGGCCGAGGTGGAGCACTGGGACCGGCAGGCCGAGGCCGCCGTCGCCATGGGGCACGACGCCGGAGCCCGGGAGTATCTGCGCCGCTCCATCGAGGCCGGCAAGCGCCTGGAGGGCCTGGCGGCCCAGCACCGCACGATCGACGAGCAGGTGCGCCGGCTGGAGCAGGACCTCGTGCGGCTCGACCACCAGGTGCACGACTCCTTCGTCCGGTTCCAGGCCCTGCGCGCGGACCACGGCGCCGCCCAGGCCGCGCTGCAGATGCGCGAGGCCACCGCTGCCGCCGGCCAGCAGGCCGCCGGTGCCCAGGCCGCGGCGCTGGAGGCCGAGCGGGAGGTCCGCCGGCTGCAGGCGCGGGCGGCCGCGTACGACGAGATCGCCGGGACGGACCCCGACTCCGCGCGGGTGCGCGAGGCTTTCGAGCAGCTCGAGAGCGAGGGCGAGGTGCGCGCCCGCCTCGAGGCGCTCGAGCGGCGCAGGGGCATCGAGCGCCCGCGGCAGTAG